The segment GATAGTTTTCATAAAAATGTAGCAGCAGATATATTCCAAAAAGCTTTATCCCCTCAGAAGCATATTTTAGCCTACATCTTCCTTCAGATGATCCATAATGTAGGATTTGTTCATCACATTCAGAATGAGGTATACTCACCTTGTATAACAATGGTAGTTATCGTTATCTCATGTCGCTGAGTTACATGCTCAGGTTGGTTATGACAAGCAAGGGCTTCCCATAGGTATACAACTCATTGGCCGGCCCTGGTGTGAAGCTTCCATTTTGCGCTTGGCGGCTGCAATTGAGGTAATTGACCATTCAACCAAGATAAATGAGAGCAACTATGATTGATTCATAGTGTAAAATACATAATGATCCCTATGTAGAAATGACTTCCAATACCAGTACATATCGTTGCTCATTTTCAGGAAACTTGTGCTGAGCCCAAGAAGAAACCACTGCAATATTATGACATTCTGAAAGGGAACTAGAAATCAAGCTTAGCCTGCAGGAGCCCGGGGTAAACAGTAATGTGGATTATGAAGCTTTAAGAAGATGTGAATTCATTTATCAAGACTTTGGTGATTCATAGAAACCACCTTGAAAATTGAACGTACTGAGTTTGCGGTACCACTTTATGAAATAAAGCTGATGAAAAGGTTTTGGCTAATCAATACAACCATTTGCAATGCAAATAGAATCCAGAAACAGGTGATGCCCGCATAGTTGCAGTGAAATTGTTAAACCTTGTATAACAACATTATGTTCCTAAACCCCACAATATTTGATCTCGAAAGGGAGAAAATAAGAACACGAATTTCTAATTGACCCTGATATCAGCTGAAAGAAATCATGTTGCATAAGCCGAGACATTCTCTTGGCTACTCTGTGTACTTGAGTACTTATTCAACAGTCAATGCGAGAGTCTGGAAACATGTAGAAACTAATACTTGCCACATTCTTCATTTACATCAGAGTGAGCTCCTATTTACTCTGTGAAACTAGTAGCTGTAACTTCTGCTGGGTGACATGCATTCAGTGATTGTTGCAGTGAGGCTAATGATAAAAAGGTAATGTGTGCCTTGTGCAAGCAGTCCTCGACTATGGTGAGTTTGTcagcaacaaaaacaacaatagaACTCTGCATGCAACCCAGATACACACACAATGGTTTTTGCCAAGTAGCAACTCATCCTAACATTTTTAAACCAGATCATGCAGATTCAATAGAGAAATTTTGTACTGAATCTATAATCAGAAATAGCAAAGGTATGTCTGCACAGAGACAGAACACAACCAATAACTTGGAAGCAAATTAGTCCATATTTTAacatactccctccgtccattattgtttgtcatatttctatttttaaagtcaaattataagaactatatatatttttttttatcatattgatattcaAGAAATTGCAATTTGTAGTactttcatatagtttttgaatatcgattttttttgtttaaaatattgaattaatataatctaatttaactttaaaaatcagtcaaattaacttttgaaaagcgcaacataacaaataaaaataaacggagggagtaactATTATTgagatataatataataaattcattaaaaaaataatagagatGATTTCATAAACCTCTTTGGAGATTTCGCTCTATAACACTCACATTTCACGTGGTTTACCACGTGGTTTACGATATTATGCCTACTtccttattttgatttttttataaccTTGTTTTAAacctattaaaaaataaacataagttAATTATGATTTAACAATTTATCTCTCTTTGTATTAATTTCTttagattattaaaaaaataatttattttataaaatactttaaaaataaatcaacatgaagaaggaaaaatgtgtcaaattaaaattgatttatatttattttaatatgggTTTAAAGGATGATTAAAATGAAGGAAAGTGAACGTAATATAAAAAAGTGAgttttacaagaaaattatcccaaaataataatatttgaaatggTTGTTCAGTGTCATGTTTAGAGGAGATCAGAAATGGCGTCGAAGCTAACTCCAAAGCTCTTCTCATGGCTGATTCTGCCGACGTTGCTTCTCATTTTCCTCTACTCCCTATCCCTTCCACTTTATGCTCCTACTCCTCCGAAACCCAAAATTCCCATCTCTCCTTCTTGTAATCTCTTTAAAGGGAAGTGGGTTAGCGACCCGAATCGCAGACCCATTTACGATGAGTCCTGCCCCTTTCACAGGAACGCCTGGAACTGTCTCAGAAACCAAAGAGAGAATATGGGTCGGATCAATTCTTGGAAATGGAAACCCGACAAGTGTGATTTAACTCGGATCGACCCAGTTGGGTTCTTGGGTTCAATGAGGAACAAGAATATTGGGTTTGTTGGAGATTCGTTGAATGAGAATTTCTTGGTTTCGTTTTTGTGTACTCTTAGAGTGGCTGATTCTAGTGCAAAGAAATGGAAGAGAAAGGGTGCTTGGAGAGGAGCCTATTTTCCAAAGTTCAATGTTACCGTGGGTTATCATCGTGCTGTTTTGCTAGCCAAATATGAGTGAGCATATTGCTTTATACGTTATACTTTTAACGTGTTTTGATATTGTAATATATTCCGAGATTCTTGTTATAAATTGTGTTGTTAGTAGCAAATGcaaatattagttttgataTTGTGTTGTTTAGTAGcaaatgacaattttttaccagATATTATTGAGTTTGCACCTAATCATGGTTGCTTATCAACACTGAAAGTTGGAGAATTCATGGCTGTACTGTGAGTTGTGGTTCCCTATATTTATAGATTGATTATACAAAATAATGGCTGAGCAACTTCTATGATTTCCTATCCACGGCTAATTTCAAATTCTAGTTCTTCCAAGAATAATTTTGAAGGAAGGAGCTTTGGAAGGCTAGGATTCATAGTGCAATTTTCCAAGAAAAAGTCTGTTCATTCCAGGATGTTTGTAGCATTAATTTACTTTTGTTACGTAAGTCATATGCTTGTATTGGCTAATGTAGAAAGTCATATTTTTACAATGAAATTGGAGCTTTAACTTGAAACTCTTTGTTGTATGAGCTATAACTTGTTGCCTGGATGAGTGCTCAAGTGTAAAATAGAACTTGAATTGTGACTAGCTTCAGTATCTGACATCATAAAGGGACTTTGGTCATTAGAAGAGTGTAGATTAGCTTCTTGATACGGCTGTTGCTCCTCAACTGACCATTTacgttaattttttaaaaagttctcGTTTTGTCTGGTTAATTATGCTAACAGAAATGAAAACTGTATCTTGTGTACCATTTGCATTACATAGTTTGTCCTCATTCTTGAGTGTTGCCAAAGTTGGATATCAGTCTGAAGTATGATGTGAGTTTTCTTTGAAGTCGTAATCTTACTTGCTCATTACTGATTAAATAAGGTGGCTGCCAAAACAGCTTGACGATTCCAACCAAGATGGATTGAAGGGAAGATATCGAGTAGATGTTGATATTCCAGCAGATGATTGGGCTCATATTGGTGCCTTTTACAATGTTCTAGTCTTCAACACTGGTCATTGGTAATTTTTGTGCCTTCCTTCATGCTGTTTTTACTTTTTCGCACATTCGCTGATATGTCTATCACTTCTGCTGTCCAAATAGAATGGCCAATTTTCCTCTGTTTATtgtgaaatattttcattttcagttgAAGTTTCTCTTacataatatgtaaaaaaattgaattaagcATCTGGATGACAGTGGGTTGTTGGGTGAAAATATTAACATTGACTACCTGCCCAACCTACTTGATTTTTGATATGCTTTACTTGAGCTGagggtctatcagaaacaaACAATCTATCTGCCTTCACCTTATGAATATAAGTGTAAGACTGCATGTGCATCACCCTCCTCAGaacccacttgtgggattacactgggtttgttgttgttgttgtaactACCTGCCCAACCTTGCAAACACATCACCTGTATGGATGGAATTTTCAGCCACCTTTGGATGCTAACCACCTAGCTGTACCACTATTGAAACTTGAAAAGCTCTAAAATTTTATTCGAAGACATAAAGGTCTGAACTCCTATCTATCTTCAatgggaaaaataaaattataaatttatgcaTTGCCAAAAAGCAAAATTTCGCCTTATTCAGTAGAAAAATGTACATGTTTTTTAAGTGGAAGGTGTTATCTTTGTTCTTTCATATGTGTGTGTAACGGAGAGGAAATTGAAGTTCCAATACATGATGGGCTAGGTAGATCAGCTGGTAATTTGTTGTGTGCAGCAACTTTGCACTGTTAACGATTCCAGTTGTGtttcttgattaaaaaaatgattccGGTTGTGTTTGATCAAACTTAAAAGCAAGTACTCCTATAATCACAGGTCGGACTAATGATGGTTTTCCTGacatttcaaattatttcacCGACTCTAGTTATTAACGTATTATCTCTAACTCCTTTGCTTTAATGGTTATTAATATCTTCTAGGTGGGGCTTTGACAAATTCCCTAAAGAGACGCCTCTTGTTTTCTACAAGGCAGGGCAATTGATTCAACCTCCATTAGAGATGTTTGATGGGTTTAAGGTTGTTCTTGAGAATATGATTGCCTATATAGATAAAGAATTACCAGAGAAAACACTTAAGTTTTGGCGCTTGCAATCACCAAGGCACTTTCACGGTGGTGATTGGAATCAAAATGGTAGTTGCACAATGGATGAACCCCTTGATGAACTTCAGGTATGCAAATGTAGCACTTTTTGGTGAATTTGAGACTTCCACTTTCTTAAGGTAATCAACTTGGTTAGTTACTAATAGAAATGTCCCTTGCATACTAATAGAAATCACTTGGAAATGCATTGCTTAGTCTACAAACTCATGCAAGTAAAGTTGAAAGACATGgataatttgttatatatttaaCTCAACATGTTTTTTAGTCTAACTTAGCAAGGATTTGCCTCCTAAGAAAGCTTATTTTGTCTGACAATTGATACAAAAGTATTTAACTTAACATGTTTGTAATCTAACTTCCTTCAACAAGTGATTTTCCTACTGATAGAAAAAAGTGCTTGTTCCCACATCTACATTTTCTCAGACCATTAGATTTCCTGTTTACATTTTTTGACAAATTATAGGGACTATTATGCACTTGAAAGTTTATTACAGTAAGTAGTGACAACTGATAAGTTTTCTGAAGAAAATCTTACTGATACCTGAACAGCTTGATCTGTGGTTTGATCCCAGATATAATGGGGTTAACAAAGAAGCAAGGCGACTAAATCATTTGATCGAAGAGGTTTTAAAAGATACAACTATCAGAAGCCTCGATCTgactcacttgagtgagttccGTGCAGATGCCCATCCTGCCATTTGGTTGGGGAAAAAGGATGCAGTATCGGTCTGGGGTCAAGACTGTATGCATTGGTGCCTTCCTGGTGTTCCAGATACATGGGTTGATATCTTGGCCCAGCTAATCACTCCTCATATTTTAGAGACAGGGTGATCACTATAGATGGTTGCAAAGCTTGCGTGATTCATTTGCAACTGAGCTCCTGATACATCAAGACGTCAGCTTTTTTGACAACAACTACAAACTTGCTGATCTGAAG is part of the Solanum lycopersicum chromosome 1, SLM_r2.1 genome and harbors:
- the LOC101259585 gene encoding protein trichome birefringence-like 12 isoform X1; amino-acid sequence: MASKLTPKLFSWLILPTLLLIFLYSLSLPLYAPTPPKPKIPISPSCNLFKGKWVSDPNRRPIYDESCPFHRNAWNCLRNQRENMGRINSWKWKPDKCDLTRIDPVGFLGSMRNKNIGFVGDSLNENFLVSFLCTLRVADSSAKKWKRKGAWRGAYFPKFNVTVGYHRAVLLAKYEWLPKQLDDSNQDGLKGRYRVDVDIPADDWAHIGAFYNVLVFNTGHWWGFDKFPKETPLVFYKAGQLIQPPLEMFDGFKVVLENMIAYIDKELPEKTLKFWRLQSPRHFHGGDWNQNGSCTMDEPLDELQLDLWFDPRYNGVNKEARRLNHLIEEVLKDTTIRSLDLTHLSEFRADAHPAIWLGKKDAVSVWGQDCMHWCLPGVPDTWVDILAQLITPHILETG
- the LOC101259585 gene encoding protein trichome birefringence-like 12 isoform X2 yields the protein MASKLTPKLFSWLILPTLLLIFLYSLSLPLYAPTPPKPKIPISPSCNLFKGKWVSDPNRRPIYDESCPFHRNAWNCLRNQRENMGRINSWKWKPDKCDLTRIDPVGFLGSMRNKNIGFVGDSLNENFLVSFLCTLRVADSSAKKWKRKGAWRGAYFPKFNVTVGYHRAVLLAKYEWLPKQLDDSNQDGLKGRYRVDVDIPADDWAHIGAFYNVLVFNTGHWWGFDKFPKETPLVFYKAGQLIQPPLEMFDGFKVVLENMIAYIDKELPEKTLKFWRLQSPRHFHGGDWNQNGSCTMDEPLDELQI